The sequence below is a genomic window from Cucumis melo cultivar AY chromosome 5, USDA_Cmelo_AY_1.0, whole genome shotgun sequence.
TCAATATAATAACCCTCATCTTCCTTTcgcttttttctctcttttcaaaCTCGATTCTAGTCTCTCAACCAACCACTTAACCAAGAAAGTAtgagattttctttcttttttacctTTTGAAAGGTTTAGAACATAGAAAAACTAAAGCAATAGAAGACAAACATATAGGAATATAATGGTATGGAATAATGTCTAGTACTATAATTAAAGGAGTTGGTAGATATGATAAAGGCTAGACGTTTTTATTGCTAATTTATATGCCTGTTTTCTTTTGATGTCAGATTGTAGCTATATAATTGGATCcatatgttattattattattttttcttttttggtaatTTCAAGGTAAGGAATTAGGCATTTATTTTACAAACTGTTTAAGATAATATATCAAAGTGTTGTGGAGTGTTATTTTACAGTGTGACAAAGCATAAAACAAAATCCCCACTAGTGTTGTACAAGAATATGGATTGAAACACAAGCATCCACAAAGAAATTGACACAAGTACAGACATAGGATGCCACAAACTTCCCACATAATGGTAAACAAGAAATATGTAGTATAAGACTTGTGGAAAAAGACAGCAAAATAAATCCCAAAGtcgaaataataataattattataataaaaaacaaCGGTAAATATAGCAAACATGCCCAAATATTAGTAGATATAACGCAATTTAGATCTAGCTCATGAAGCTTATGAAGTGTTAGGAGTCTACCACTAATACGAGTttattgctatatttgcaattcttTGAAAATGTTGCTCTATAGTTAAttattatctctaaaaacagtaTCTTATGCAAGTACTCTGCAAAAACCATTtggaaaataatgttttttttaatgtatgATTATGATTCAAGAAAAGGAGAAGTACCATGCATTATTATCATAGGATTGAGCAGCATGCAAGTTGGTAAATTGTTGGACAAAGGCTCGTCGTTGGTCAGCATTGGCGTCCTTGAAATGGGACTCGATGGCGTCGACCAATGCAGCCGTCTTGGTCCATGCAAGCCTCTCCTTAGCCCTTTCTGGCTCAAAAATGGTACACACTGCACCAAAATATGAGAACAAAAGGTTCGTTCTTCTCATTCCATAATCTCTCAGCCTGTTCTCTATGTACCATCTATGCCCCCAATCAAAAAGCACAATTAATTATCAATCAATCAATTTGTTAAACATAATGAAACTGATTAATgataatagtaatagtaatgtTTGCTTACTTTTGAGTATCAACCCACTCAATTTGATGCAATAGTTGGCAGTTGTTGTAGTCCAGTTTTGCAAGCTCCAAGTATGTGTCATTGTTTACCTTAAACATCCTGAAGTTGTAATCACATTTAACTAATTactccacttttttttttgtatgtaagTGTCATTAAAATTAGATTAACAATATAAAGTTGATAGAGACCTGTAGAGAGTTTTTCCAATCCAAACATCATCTTTGCCACCATACTGTTCTATGTAGAGACGAGTCTCAATCCGAGGCAAGCTCGCAAACCATGGAACTTCGAGAGCGTAACCAACCTGCAATCAAAGGTTTAATATATCCATGGATccaaaagtgtttttttttttcctttgatatCTATATTAAGATTTTCAATCAATATCGAAGTGTGTTTGTGGCGAGTGAGTTTTGAAGTATAACCTCGCCAGGTAAATCCTTAGTGATGATCCACTTGTCCAAAAGATCATTACTGGCCTGTTTCTGTCGGAGAAACTTGGAGGAAAATTGTTTAGCTTCCTCAAGAATTTTCTCTCCGGGGAACATTACCTGATCGGAAGCCCGATACAGGTTGAACATTCCGGTCACCGCCTGCGTGGACTGCCCCGCAATGCACACAAACTCTCCATCTTTCTCAAAATGCTTAAACACATCTATCAAATCacaattcattcattcattcattcctTAATTCATTTCTTAAATCATTCTAATAAAATTCAATCAATGATTACTAATTATCTTTTTACCCGCGGAAACATCATGGCCGTACAGTCTGAGGAGTCTGAATCCCATGGCTGTATCGTCTATATCATGAAATTGCGAATTTCTTGCCCAACATATTCCTTTCTCACTCCAATATCTTTCAGAAAAAAATAGAGAATATTAACATTTCAACACAAATCAACCcatttaatttaattggttAATTATGAGTTTGGTTTTGATTTTGTAGAGTACCTTCGAACATAGTTTACACACTCAACTATTTGCGAACGGAAGAATCTAGAAATCCCAAGTCTTTGTAGTCTGTCCACAGCCCATATGTGCTCGAACAAGTCCACAGGGTACACGTTCGGCACTGAATAGAGCATAAACAAACAATCACACAAACAAAGAATCAAATGGTGGGACCAATGTTTGGGTATTCGAAACATTATTTGATTAATgtgtaaagaagaaaaagaaattaaaagtaTTGGAGGGATAATGggtttgtgtatatatatatatatttttttacctCCACCATTAAAGCGGTTGACAACGGAATCCAAATATTTAAAGCAATTGGGGTCGTTGGTTTGCATGAGTGCAAATGCAGTGGAGGCAGGAGAACTCAAGAAAGAGCCATCTTGACATTGCAATTTGAGAAGCTTTTCCCAATCCAAACCCTCCATTCCTTCCATTCCTTCTAAGCTATGCAATAGCGTTGTTGGCACTTTATGCATTATTTCTTTTGGTATCCTGTTTTGGGCACACATGTCTTAGTGCTCTCTCCTACTATACATCCcaattttctaattatttacCATGCACCCAAGTCCCACCTATATAACTTTTATTCCCTCTATTTTTCAAAACATAAATACactataaattaataatagatGTAGCTCAACATGCATTTAAAGCACTATTCACTGAATATAACAATatgaatattatattattttgtgGTTACGTTGTACTCATTTTTCGTTTGCTTTTGCAATCCACCTGGTTGTCCAACCACTGCTTAGATAGACCGACTCTTTTTTAAGAAGTTGTATTATTGTGTTTCTCTATTCCATCCTTTTGGCAGTTATCAACTACTGTGTTAATGAGTTTTTGGACAGTGTGATTGCAAAAAGATGGGTGGAATATATGTTGGTGTACATAGAATGTGAAGGTTgtgtagtagtagtagtagttaTTACCTGGTCAACTTGATGTTCCTTCGGTGGTTAATCTCTTGTAAGATAGGGGAATGTGTGGGAAGAATTTGGAGGTTAAGTTTTTGAGCAAATTGGAGAAGGGAAGGGAAAGCAATCTCAAAGCCAATAGGCATGTGTTCAGCATTTTCATGTTGGAGCTTGGAAATGTTTTGGTTAAGGAAAGCTATTCCTTTGAGAGACTTTTGGGGATGGAGATTCCAATATTTCAAAGCTACAACACAAGCCAATGTGTTAAGAATGCGATCATGAGCTGAGAATATTTGGCTGTCACCCCAAGACCCATCTTGTAATTGATTCTTTGCAATCCACTCAAGGGAACAAGGGAATAGAGGACCATTCTTCTTCTTAACCTCTTCTTGATCCTCTCCTTGATCTCCTCCTTCTTTGCTGGGTATTAGAGCCACCCAAGCCGTGTCGTAAGCCGAGATGCTTATGTCTCCATCGTCCATTGACCTCAGCATTGACTTTATCTCCTTCACTCTTTCCTCTATCTCTTTCCATATCAATACCTgtcattttatttattatttacacAGCAAACAACAACTATTTACTAACCAAAGAgttcaatgaatttttttttgttatatttttgtaaataatttcaagatattcgactattttttaaaatgcgATAATAAAATGACCATATAATAAAAAGCCAAAGCTAAAAGtataaaatttcaaaacgaATAGACTAAGTTAAAACAAAACTCAACTATCAGACCGTAACATTTTAAAACCTAGGACTAATCGTATCTTAACCCGAAAgaggaagagagagaaagagaagagacAATGATGAATAGACAAAACTCCACgtaggagagagaaaaagaggggaaaaaaaaagCAACAAAAGACCATTCAACATTTTGAAAACGTAAAAGTTGAAAAAGGGTAACATTTTGGAAGTAATAATGTTATTTCCATAGAAAAGAGAAAAGTGAAAGGTCTATGAGTCGAGCCAATCCCATCACATGCAAAGGGAGAGTTGAAATTATGTATGGAGAGTATAAATATAAGAAGTGCATGAGGGACAAGTAAGCCAATGTTATTGAGTGGGGATCAGGTACTTTCAgttatacacacacacacacacacataagccaaaaacaaaaagatCCAGATAACTCTGACATCAGTATATGAATTCCCTTTTTACATGCATGCCCCTAACCCAAAACCAATTCTAATCTATGCTAATTAGTAAATGtaattaagttaaaaaaaaaagaaaaagaagaagaagaagaagaagaagaagaagaagaagaagaagaagaagaagaaggggaaaCTAGAAAGGTACTTGAGGAGTAGTTTCTGATTGTATGTCATCCTCCACAAACTGATGCCACTTTATAACTGGCACACCACTTTGTAGCACATCGCTGTACTCTGCGGGTTGGTGACAAAttagtgtgtgtgtgtatatatatatatatatatatatataatttttcataaatttaaagaactttttccttttttctttttgtgtgtgTGCACAGTGCAGATATAATAGATATATACCTTGAGTGGGGGGCTTGGAAACGGCATTGCATTTGATGATATTGGATCTTCTGACGTCTTTAACCTTCAATGATGAACATCCACCTCCTATATATACAAAtgcatatatattattatatgtaCATTTGAATCAATGTATTAGATTAGATTAGGTGTAGTCTTAGATTAGATTAGGTATATATAGTCTATtacaattaataattaaatttgctaATTTTCCATCCATGGCCGCTAACTTTAATTCTGATAAGTACTACTTGGAGATTTAAATATATGTATCATATAATATatgtcttttatttatttatttattttttctcaaacttcacgggaaaaagaaaaaacaagaaaaaaaaaaaaagtgattccTTCGAGATCAAACCTCCTCCGACCACTAAGAAAGAAAGACGTGTCGATTAATATAGGAACAGGAGCAGAAGGTTAGTGAGGGAAAAACCTCATTTAATTTGAAAGAGAAATAATAAGGataaaaggagaaagaaaaatatgCATGGGGGGTGTTGTGTAGTGTAGAGGAGGAACATACCAGGAGGAAGAGGATGAGGGTGGAAAGAGAGAcgggaggaagaagaagaagaagaagaagaagaagaatttggtGGTGGATAAGGAAGAAGGGGAGaaaaggaggaggaggaggacatggtggtggtggtgggtGATGGGGTATgtgttttttgtgttttgttgtttttgggGTGAGGTTTATAAATGAATTTGGGAGTTTGTTTTGAAGTTGAAAAGAAGTTAGTGAAAGAGGAAGGCATTTTAAAAGGGAAGAGGACAGAAACGACTTCCCATGAGATTCCCGCTCTTAGGCATACAGCATCATCCAAAACCATGGAATTGAGGGCACTCCTGTCCTTTTCCCCccttaattttaacatttttcttattctttccatttcctcctttaatattttattatttcattctcttttcctaaccttttttctttttcgtttttttatctttaaatatTAGATTTCACTCTTCTTCTCTCATTTTTTTTACTATGATTTGCATATTTTTCAAGGGTTAAAAATGGTAAATTTGACGATATATTTAcgatatataacaaaatttcaaattctattaatgataggtATTGATATACATTGATATACTTCTATTAGACAGTAATTGAAGTCTATTAGTGTGTGATggaataaatattttaatctattttactatatttaaaaatgtcatttattaaaaactattttttttagtttttaaatttcgatttgattttttttcttctttttgtagAAAGTTAATAACAAAGAAAGACCCTAAATTTAGAGATGGAAACGGTGTCTACTGTCTTAATCGACAATCTTTCTAAATGTgggtttgttttttaaaatttaaaaccaaTTCGTTTTGTATACATTGAGGATGTGTAGTAGAAAAATTGTCGAACGGGATCTtaacttttagttttatttcttttttaaattatgcCTATAAACATGTAACCTTctcttttagtttttagtttttcttcttttttttttttgttttttttgtttgtttgtaatGAAACCAtaaatttccttttttcttgttgtatatattttttaaaatatttaaaaaaatgaagtggaatttaaaaactaaattaaaaattacctCAAATTTACACATCAATTAGAATATGAAAACTAAACCAAAACTTAAAAAGAGAAggttttctttttagtttttctttccCTTATTCTGTATCAATTCATTGCCCTTCTGCATCcaatttaataaatttcatttcCTCAGTGATGGTAAGGTATGGTTGATGGATACCAATAAATCCCAACAAACCAAAACTTgagaattacaaaaaaaaaaaaaaaaaaaaaatggttttttttttcttcatagtTTCTAATTTCCTTATTTTGCAATCAATTCATTGCATTCTGCAGACAATTCAATTAATTTCCTTTCCTCACTGATGGAAAAGGTT
It includes:
- the LOC103491661 gene encoding ent-copalyl diphosphate synthase 1, producing MSSSSSFSPLLPYPPPNSSSSSSSSSSSRLSFHPHPLPPGGGCSSLKVKDVRRSNIIKCNAVSKPPTQEYSDVLQSGVPVIKWHQFVEDDIQSETTPQVLIWKEIEERVKEIKSMLRSMDDGDISISAYDTAWVALIPSKEGGDQGEDQEEVKKKNGPLFPCSLEWIAKNQLQDGSWGDSQIFSAHDRILNTLACVVALKYWNLHPQKSLKGIAFLNQNISKLQHENAEHMPIGFEIAFPSLLQFAQKLNLQILPTHSPILQEINHRRNIKLTRIPKEIMHKVPTTLLHSLEGMEGMEGLDWEKLLKLQCQDGSFLSSPASTAFALMQTNDPNCFKYLDSVVNRFNGGVPNVYPVDLFEHIWAVDRLQRLGISRFFRSQIVECVNYVRRYWSEKGICWARNSQFHDIDDTAMGFRLLRLYGHDVSADVFKHFEKDGEFVCIAGQSTQAVTGMFNLYRASDQVMFPGEKILEEAKQFSSKFLRQKQASNDLLDKWIITKDLPGEVGYALEVPWFASLPRIETRLYIEQYGGKDDVWIGKTLYRMFKVNNDTYLELAKLDYNNCQLLHQIEWVDTQKWYIENRLRDYGMRRTNLLFSYFGAVCTIFEPERAKERLAWTKTAALVDAIESHFKDANADQRRAFVQQFTNLHAAQSYDNNAWRSSNVQQKGGQGLVGILLRTLTNISLDILVSHGLDITHHLHQAWKKWLFKWQEDGDVHKEEAELLVQTIILNSGCSTLEDLLSNPQYLKLSYLTNKVCHQLGHFKKHKVTNGGIYKEKTDNKMPQEIEEDMRKLMQLVIQNPSDSNDIIDSQIKHTFLTVAKSLYYAAYFDPWTINYHIAKVLFEKVF